The sequence below is a genomic window from Chthoniobacterales bacterium.
CGCTTCGCCCGCCGCGACGAGATTCACATAGATCGCCGGAAAGATGCGGGGAAAATCGCGCAACGCCTGGGAAAAACTACGCCCGTCCACCAGGGCCTGGTGCAAAGAGTGGGTCATCGCCTGCACGCGTGGCTGTTTCAGGCGTTTCTCGAGGACCGATAGCCCTTCGTCCAGGGTCATGCCCGCCTTCAGCAAATGTCCGAGCTGCTCGGTGAAAATGAGCAACTGGCTGTGGGGAATTTTTAGCTTCTGGGATGGGGTCGCGGGAACGGCCGGCGCCGCGGTTGTCGCCGGAGCCGCGACTGCTTTTGTCGCTGCCCCGTTTTTCCCGCTCTTCGCTGCAGGCGGCTCGCTGGCTACGGCATCGATCCGCACCGGGACGTAGTGAAGCTGTTCGATTTGCCGGATGGCGAAGGCGCGATCGGGACAATCCAGGACGCCTTCAACGAGGCCCCCCTGCGCATTCCGAGCGCGATACGAAAACTGCGGCATGCGGGGAAACTACCTTGCAGTCTCACGGTCGTCTAGTTCGGACCGGCCGAGGGCGGCCTTCGCTCAGTAATCATGGGAACCGAGAGTTTTTCCTGTCCGGGAAGCCGGTTGTAGCGTAAATTGTCTGACCGCTGTTGCCCCGCTTGGTGGCCGCCCATGAACGCTCCCTTTCATCACCGCCGAACGTTCTTCCTGGCCGCGTTCATCGCGGGCTGGGGATTTTGGTCGTGGGCCGTGGCGCAACAGCCTGCCGCTGCTCCACCCCCGCCGGCGGAAGCCAAATCGCAGCGCCCAAGAGTGAAGCCGCAGGTCATTTATCATCTTCCGCCTGCTTCGAATTATGCGGCGGCCCTGCATTCCCAGGCCAAAACCCAGCGCGACACTATCCCAGTCGATAACAGCATGCCTACGTCTCGCGGCGCTGCCAATGAAGCCGCGGCGAATGCGCCGCCAGAGGTGGGCGCCGGTCCCCGGCCCAAGACAAATTCAGCGCCGGTCGCGCCCGCGCGCGTCATGAAACCGCGGTCCCATTCGCCGGGACCGTCCCTGCGCCACAAGCCGGCCAGCAAGGGACATGGCCACGGCAATGGGCACGGAAACAAATCGCACCACAAGTAGGTAACGTCGGGGAAGCCTTGTCGGCCCCGCGGGTAAGCGGGTCATTTTCAAAATGACCTTGCGAAAGAACCGGCATCGCGTTGCGTAGGCAGTCATGCTTCGAATCCCTTTAACTTTCGCGACGGCTTTGCTCGCGTGCGGAAATCTCCTGGCCGCCGAAGTCCAGGTTCAGGTCAAACCGGCGGCCAGCCCATCCCCGACGGGGTCGCCCAAATCGCAATCGCCGACTCCATCAGCGCAAACGCCTCAATATCGGCCCGCGCTTCTCGGGATCGGGCCGACGGCTGTGATCAACCGCATCGACACCGCAGGCCTGATCAAGGATGGGCAAAAGGACGCGTCGGTTTCGTTTTGCTGCTCCGTCAGCTCTCTCGGAGAGATCATGCACTCCTGGACATATCGCGGGACTCCGGAATCCAAATTACTCGAGCGCGAATTGGTGAGATGCCTCGACCGGTCCTCCTTCATCCCCGCCGTTTACGAGCAACACCCCGTCAACGTTCTCTTTTTCGGCACGGTCATCTTCAAGGTCGTAAACGGAAAACCGCGCCTGCGCATTTTCGCGAACCAGGAGACGGAAGAGTTGAAAAAGGAGAGCGACTTCATCGGGCCCCAGCCGTTTATCGGACCGGGTTCCAAGTTCGAAGGATTGCATTATCCCAACGACAGTTTGACGTCCGAGCTGAGCGGCATCGTCGAGCTGGCCGTGAAAGTGGACGCCGCCGGAAACCTGAAGGACCTGCGAATTGTTTCCGAGGATCCTCCGTTGGTGGGCTTCCGGCGGGCGGCGGCGGAAGACTTCCGGGTCGCGCGCTTCATTCCCGCATTTCGCGACGGGAAACCGGTCGAGTGCAGCGTCACCCTGCCGGTTTATTACGAACCGTAGCGGCGTGCCGAAAGCTGCCTTCTTGCCGTGCTCGTTCTTCGAGCGCGATCCACTGCTCTGTGCCCGTGAACTCGTCGGCACGGAATTGGTCTGGGGAAGATGCTCCGGCATTATCGTCGAGACGGAGGCGTATCTGACGCTGCATGACGAGGCCTGCCACACCTTTACCCGGCCGAGCACGCGCGCTTTCGTCGAGCGCAATCTACCCGGGGCGGTTTACATTTATTTCAACTACGGCGTCCATTGGATGCTTAACTTGCTCGTCAAGGGCGGGGAACGCAGCGGCCTCGTTTTAATCCGGGCGCTCGAACCGCGGTGCGGCCTGGCCCTGATGAAAAAGCGCCGCGGAGTGGAAGAGATCCGGCGGCTTTGCTCGGGCCCGGGAAAGCTGACCCAGGCTCTGGAAATTACGAACCGGCATCACGAGATGAGCATCTGCGCGGGGCCGCGCCATTGCCTGCTGCCGCGCGCCGGGAAGGTTTCCGTGGTGGCCGACCCGCGCATTGGCATCAGCCGCTCGAAGGACTTTCCCTGGCGGTTTACCCTCGCCGGCAGCGAGTTCGTGAGCCGCCCTGTTCGCGCATAGGTTCTATTTGGCCTATAAGTCCTATTCGATGAAAACACGCGTCCTCCTTGGCATGAGCGGCGGCGTCGATTCCAGTGTCGCGGGCTACCTTCTCCGCGAGCAGGGATACGACGTCGTGGGCGTTACCATGAAGGTCTGGCCCCAGGATTGCATCTCGCGCGCCGAGGACAAATGCTGTGGCCCCCAGGCCGTCGCCGACGCGCGGAACGTGGCCCACTCGTTAGGCATTCCTCATTACGTGGTGGATGAGGCCGATCAATTCGAACGGCTCGTGATCGATTATTTCTCCAGCGAATACCAGGCGGGCCGCACCCCGAATCCGTGCGTGATGTGCAACGAGAAACTCAAATTCGGAAATCTTTGGAAGAAAGCCGAAGCGCTCGGCTGCGATTATATTGGCACCGGACATTACGCGATTATTGAGCATCATCCGGATCGCGCGGTTTTGCGAAAGGGCGCCGATTCGCGGAAAGACCAGTCCTACTTCCTTTTTAGTCTGCGCCAGGCCCAGCTCCGGCGGGCTCTCACGCCCCTGGGCGGAATGTCGAAGCCGGCCATTCGGGAAATTGCGCGTTCGTTAGGCTTGAAGGTGGCGGATAAGGTGGACAGCCAGGAGATCTGCTTCGTGCCGGGCAACGACTACAAGGCATTTCTCCGGTCGCACCTCGGCGCGGAGGAATTTCACCCCGGCGCAATCTACGATCTCGAGGGAAATTTCCTGGGCGAACATGGGGGGATCGAGATGTTCACCATCGGTCAGCGGAAAGGTTTGCCCGGCGGCTCGGCCCAGCCGCGTTATGTGGTCGATCTCGATCCGGCAACGAACCGCGTCATCGTCGGCGCCGCGGAAGATCTTGTCTCGGACGACTTCGAAATCGACCGGGTGAACTGGATCGGTGATCTAAAGGCGGCTGGCTCCAGCCGCAACCCAAACAGTTTCGAAGCGACGGTGAAGATTCGCTACAGCCATCCCGGCACCCGCGCGACGGTGACACCGCTGGAGGGTGGGCGCGTCCGCGTTCAGTTGCACGAACCGCAGAAGGCGGTCACTCCCGGTCAGGCCGCCGTAATTTATGACGGCGATATCGTCGTGGGAGGCGGCTGGATTTGCCGGGCGGCGGCGCTTCAGCCGGCCTGAGTCAATGGGCACGGCGACTCTCCTGGCCCTGAGCACGTTTCCGGACGTCGAGACCGCGCGCCGCATCGCCGGGCAATTGGTGGCCGAAAATTTCGCGGCCTGCGCGAACATTATTCCGGCGATCGATTCAATCTATCGCTGGCAGGGCAAGCTGGAGCAGGGGAGGGAAGCGCTCGCTTTCTTCAAGACCACCGAAGTCCGTTATGCGGCGTTTCAGGAGAAACTGAAGTCGCTCCACCCCTACGATGTCCCCGAGATCGTCTGCCTCGATATTCGTAATGGCCTGCCGGAATACCTCCGGTGGGTCAGCGAGAATACCGAAGCAACTTAAGGCGACTCGGCGGTCTTCGGCGGAGGGCCGTTTCGAAATTCGCGATGCCGAATTTTCCCGCCGGCCGAGGCAATGTAAACGCCCGCGCCTAACGACACCAGGGCGAGCGCTACCGTCGCCCAGACCAGTGGCTGCGCCGTCCGCGGCCACTTTTTCGGAACAAAAATCGCCGCGGCTGAGAGCAGGGCGAGCGCGTAAAAGACGTAGACCAGGCTGTCCGCGCGCTGCGCATGCGCCTTGAGCCAGGCGGCCCCGTCCTCATCGGCCATCACCTGGACCGAATCTTCGGCAGCTTCCCCATAATGAGCGACTGGCCAGGCCGAAGCGCCACAGGCGAACACAAGGACGAGCGCGGTCACCTGGCCGCCTCGGGTGCCGAGATAGAGCGCGGCGATCAGGCCAAACAACGCGATGGCCAATCCGTAAACCGGGAGAGGATTGAGCAGGACGTGCAGATATTCCGGTTGCCGGACTGCCAGCGCGAGAGTCTCGATCATGGCCGGGCCGTGCTTGCCTGATTCTGGAATTTGAGATCGGGAACGTGCGGATATTTCTTCCAGTCCGGCGCGGCGAAATGCCACCACTCGGTTCGCATCCCATAGAAGCCACCGTGGGCCATCGCTTTTTGCAGGAGTTTCAAGTTGGCGCGGACGGCCGGATCGCGACCCTGGTAAATCATCAGGGCAGCCGGCGTGAAATTGTCGAACCCGGTCGGCATCGGAAGTTCACGGCCTGCCCGATCCACCAGGGTGGCGTCCACCGCCGCGCCGCGAGTGTGCATCGAGCCAATGCCCTCGTTCGGGTCGGCGACAAACGACCGGTTATGGGTCGCCTTCCAGAGTTCGGTCTGGATCGACTCCGGCCGGTAGGCGTCCCAGATCTTGAGGCCGAATCCCTTTGCCTGCAGATATTTTTGCACAACCACGAGACGTTGGGCAACGCCCGACCGGACCAGGGCCGGCGTTCCAGGAGGATAAAGCGGCCGGCGAGCGACATTGTTTGCGGTCGCGTAGTGCAGATCGATCGCGATGGAGCGATCGACCTGATGAATGTCAACGAACTCGCTCTCATCCGCCGGCGGAGCCTGGCCGTTTCCCAGGAAGGACCACCACGCAGCCAGCACCAACATTCCGAGCGTGATCATGGCAGCGTCTGCGAAGCGGCCTCAGTTTCCCGCCATCGAGGGGACGGAATTGGTCCTGGCGAAGCGCTGCAGAATCAGGCGCGCGCTGTTCTCCGGAACATCGAAACGCATCTGGACATCGGTCCCCTGCACATCCACTTCCGGCGGTTGCACGTAAAAGAGCTGATCGGAATCCTGGAGACGAAGAAAACGCTGCGGCTCATTTCGGATTCGGGCGGCCAATTCAGTCGCCGCCTGCGCCGATTTTGCTTTTAGAATCAGGCGCGCCTTCACCGGGTTCTGCAGCGTCATGGAGAGGCCGAGAAGATCGACCCCCGCCAGCATCTCATCCTGGAAAACGAGCGGGAACATCTTCGACAGCTTTGTCGGTTCGTTCGAGACGAGACGAAGCGCATTGCCTTCCTTCAACGACTGAAAGCGGTCGAAGAGGGGACCAGTGATTTTCAAGTCGGGATCGATTCCCAAACGGACCCGGGCCAGCGACGCCACTTCGCGTTCGGTTCCCACCGCCAGCGTTTTCGGTCCCACGCGGGCCAGGGCAAAATCCGGATGCAACCACATCGGTAGCCCGGTGATCGTGCGACGCTCGAACGATTTGTCCTTCTCGATGGAACTAATGACGCGGGAAACATCGCCGCGAGCCTCGACCAAGACATATTCACGCGTCGATCCGTTGTCGCTCGTGGACATGGCTCGCGTGACCCGGACGGCATCGCGCGGCAGGTTCAGGACCGGGGTGCGCTGGGCGTCGGCCAGGAGACCAGCCCAGACACTTTGCCATTCCGTGCTCTGGTCTTTGCGCCAGCGTCTCGGCAAATCGTCCCGTTCGAGTTGTTCGAGGTTCACGGACAAAATCGCTTCCGTTCCTAGAGGAAGCCATTCGCGCTTCTGCGGTGATTGGAAGACAAGGACGAGAATGATGGCGACCAGCACCACCACGGACAGGCCGGCGAAATAAAATTTCCGCAGCTCCTGTTTGTCGATCTGGCTGGAAAGAACCGCGAGCTCCGCGGTGTGCTGAGAATGACGATCGACCGCCGCGCGGTGCTTTTGCACTTCCGCCAGCAAATGGGGCGCGTTGGGCGGCGCGATTCCCTGCGAAGCAAGATGCCGCCCGATGTTCAGGTAGGCGGGATTTTTCTTCTCCTCGACGGTTTCATGAAGACCGCGCGCCTCTTTCAACGCATCCTGCTGGGCGCGGCTGCTTTCATTCAGGACCCGGTCTCGCGCTTCAAATTCCTCGCGCACCCGCGCGATGTTTTTGTCCATCGCCGCCAACGCCCCGTCCTGCTCGGCCAGTTTTTCCCGGGCGATCCGGCAGGCTTCCGCGCTTCCCATCCGCGCGCGGGTAACTTCCGCCTTTTCTTCGGGCAACCGGACCCGGCGCGCGCTGATCGAGGCCATTTGCGCGTCGAGGTCGTCGGGAGGAGGCGTCTGGGCCTGTAATTCGGCCAGCTTTTTCAACAGGTCCCGGTCCGCCGCATCGTTCTCCTGAAGTCGCCGTTCCACCCCCTGCAATTCGCGATCGCAAAGGTCCGCCGCGGACTTCGCCGAATTCCGCTTCTCGAGGACCGGTTTTTTTTCCTCCTCCAGTTTGGCCAGGGCCTGGTTTTGCTCTTTCGCGTTGTGTTCCCGCTGCAATTCAATCTGGCGGATGCCTTCCTCGATCCGTGCAATCCGGAGCGCGACTTCCTTCTGCTCCTGCTCGAGTTTCTTGAGCGCCACGATCTCACTCCGGACTTCCGGGAAATTCACCGCCTGCGAACAGCCTTCCCGGCCCAGGTTGATTTCGCTTTTTTGGAGCAGGCGCTTTTCGTGGCGCAACGCCATCCGCGTCTTCTGCCGGCGGATCTTCAACCCGATCTCCCGGAGGCCTGTTCGAATGAAACTCACGGGGTAACGCTAATCGAACTCAGCTTTTGACAAAGGTTTTCCTTGGCCTCGCTATTCCTCTTCGGCGGCCAGCTTGGCCAGGACGCTGAGATCTTCCAGCGTGGTCGTGTCCCCCGTCACGCTTTTCCCGCTGGCAATCTCTTTCAGCAGACGGCGCATGATCTTGCCGCTCCGCGTCTTGGGCAGCGCCTCGGCGAATCGGATTTCGTCCGGCTTCGCGATCGCCCCGATATGGCGGCCAACGTGTTCGCGGAGTTCCGCCTTGAGCGAATTGCTCACGGTCACGTTCCCTTTCACGGTCACGAACGCCACCACGCTCTGGCCCTTCAAGTCGTCGGGGCGCCCCACCACGGCCGCTTCCGCCACATTCTCATGGCTTACCAGGGCGCTCTCGATTTCAGACGTGCCGAGCCGATGGCCGGCCACGTTCAGGACATCGTCGATTCGGCCCACGATCCAAAAATAGCCATCCTTGTCGCGGCGGGCTCCGTCTCCGGTGAAGTAACTCCCTTTGAATTCGCTCCAGTATTGTTTTTTGTAACGCTCCTTGTCGCCGTAAATCGTTCGCAGCATCGAAGGCCATGGTTTGCGAATAATCAGCTTCCCGCCGACATCCGGCCCCACTTCTTTCCCGCGCTCATCGACAATCGCTGCATCCACCCCAAAGAAAGGCAGCGTCGCGCTCCCCGGCTTGGTCGGGATTGCTCCCGGGATGGGCGTGATCATCATCGAGCCGGTCTCCGTCTGCCACCAGGTGTCGACGATCGGGCAACGATCGCCGCCCACCACCTTGCGATACCACATCCAGGCCTCGGGATTGATCGGCTCGCCCACCGATCCGAGAAGGCGGAGCGAGGAGAGATCATGCTTCATGACCCAATGATCGCCCCAGCGAATAACGGCCCGGATCGCGGTCGGCGCCGTGTAGAGAATGTTGACCCCGTATTCCTCGATGATCCGCCACAAACGGTCTGCTTCCGGCCAGTTCGGTGCGCCTTCATACATCAGGGTCGTCGCCCCATTGGCGAGCGGACCGTAGACAACATAGCTGTGCCCCGTCACCCAGCCGATGTCGGCCGTGCACCAATAAAGATCGTCTTCGCGCAGATCGAAGACATATTTCATCGTCGAATAAATCTGCACGAGATACCCGCCAGTCGTGTGGAGAATGCCTTTCGGTTTTCCGGTCGAGCCGCTCGTATAAAGAATGTAAAGGGGATGCTCGCTATCGAGCGCAGCGGGCGGGCAATTGGCGTCCACATATTCCAGCTCGCGATGCCACCAGACGTCCCGGCCTTCCTCGATATGGATATCGTTGCCGGCCCGGCGAAACACGATCACGCGTTTGATCGTGGTCTCGCCGCGGAGCGCGTCGTCCACGTTCTTTTTCAAGGGAACAATCGAGCCGCGCCGATACCCACCATCCGCCGTGATAACGGCTGTCGCGCCGCAGTCGGCGATCCGGTCCCGAATGCTGTCCGCGCTAAAACCGCCGAACACCACAGAGTGAACCGCGCCGATCCGGGTGCAGGCCAGCATCGCGATCGCCGCCTCCGGAATCGTGGGCATGTAAATGATGACGCGGTCGCCTTTGCGAATGTTGTTTCGCTTGAGCACGTTCGCGAACCGGCAGACATCGCGATGCAGCTGCTGATAGGTCAGCGCGCGTTTGTCGCCCGGCTCGCCTTCCCACAGGATCGCAACCTTGTTCCTTTTCGAACCGGAAAGATGGCGGTCGAGACAATTCTCCGAAAGGTTCAGCTTTCCGCCCACAAACCATTGCGCGAACGGCGCCTTCCATTTCAGGACGGTCTTCCAGCGCTTCTGCCAAACCAGCTCGTTCGCTTCGCGC
It includes:
- the mnmA gene encoding tRNA 2-thiouridine(34) synthase MnmA codes for the protein MKTRVLLGMSGGVDSSVAGYLLREQGYDVVGVTMKVWPQDCISRAEDKCCGPQAVADARNVAHSLGIPHYVVDEADQFERLVIDYFSSEYQAGRTPNPCVMCNEKLKFGNLWKKAEALGCDYIGTGHYAIIEHHPDRAVLRKGADSRKDQSYFLFSLRQAQLRRALTPLGGMSKPAIREIARSLGLKVADKVDSQEICFVPGNDYKAFLRSHLGAEEFHPGAIYDLEGNFLGEHGGIEMFTIGQRKGLPGGSAQPRYVVDLDPATNRVIVGAAEDLVSDDFEIDRVNWIGDLKAAGSSRNPNSFEATVKIRYSHPGTRATVTPLEGGRVRVQLHEPQKAVTPGQAAVIYDGDIVVGGGWICRAAALQPA
- the acs gene encoding acetate--CoA ligase translates to MGDNNIESHLIEKRVFKPSKAFAKAARIKSLEKYRRMYRESIKSPAKFWTREANELVWQKRWKTVLKWKAPFAQWFVGGKLNLSENCLDRHLSGSKRNKVAILWEGEPGDKRALTYQQLHRDVCRFANVLKRNNIRKGDRVIIYMPTIPEAAIAMLACTRIGAVHSVVFGGFSADSIRDRIADCGATAVITADGGYRRGSIVPLKKNVDDALRGETTIKRVIVFRRAGNDIHIEEGRDVWWHRELEYVDANCPPAALDSEHPLYILYTSGSTGKPKGILHTTGGYLVQIYSTMKYVFDLREDDLYWCTADIGWVTGHSYVVYGPLANGATTLMYEGAPNWPEADRLWRIIEEYGVNILYTAPTAIRAVIRWGDHWVMKHDLSSLRLLGSVGEPINPEAWMWYRKVVGGDRCPIVDTWWQTETGSMMITPIPGAIPTKPGSATLPFFGVDAAIVDERGKEVGPDVGGKLIIRKPWPSMLRTIYGDKERYKKQYWSEFKGSYFTGDGARRDKDGYFWIVGRIDDVLNVAGHRLGTSEIESALVSHENVAEAAVVGRPDDLKGQSVVAFVTVKGNVTVSNSLKAELREHVGRHIGAIAKPDEIRFAEALPKTRSGKIMRRLLKEIASGKSVTGDTTTLEDLSVLAKLAAEEE
- the cutA gene encoding divalent-cation tolerance protein CutA; translated protein: MGTATLLALSTFPDVETARRIAGQLVAENFAACANIIPAIDSIYRWQGKLEQGREALAFFKTTEVRYAAFQEKLKSLHPYDVPEIVCLDIRNGLPEYLRWVSENTEAT
- a CDS encoding M15 family metallopeptidase, giving the protein MITLGMLVLAAWWSFLGNGQAPPADESEFVDIHQVDRSIAIDLHYATANNVARRPLYPPGTPALVRSGVAQRLVVVQKYLQAKGFGLKIWDAYRPESIQTELWKATHNRSFVADPNEGIGSMHTRGAAVDATLVDRAGRELPMPTGFDNFTPAALMIYQGRDPAVRANLKLLQKAMAHGGFYGMRTEWWHFAAPDWKKYPHVPDLKFQNQASTARP
- a CDS encoding energy transducer TonB, translated to MLRIPLTFATALLACGNLLAAEVQVQVKPAASPSPTGSPKSQSPTPSAQTPQYRPALLGIGPTAVINRIDTAGLIKDGQKDASVSFCCSVSSLGEIMHSWTYRGTPESKLLERELVRCLDRSSFIPAVYEQHPVNVLFFGTVIFKVVNGKPRLRIFANQETEELKKESDFIGPQPFIGPGSKFEGLHYPNDSLTSELSGIVELAVKVDAAGNLKDLRIVSEDPPLVGFRRAAAEDFRVARFIPAFRDGKPVECSVTLPVYYEP
- a CDS encoding DNA-3-methyladenine glycosylase, with the translated sequence MPKAAFLPCSFFERDPLLCARELVGTELVWGRCSGIIVETEAYLTLHDEACHTFTRPSTRAFVERNLPGAVYIYFNYGVHWMLNLLVKGGERSGLVLIRALEPRCGLALMKKRRGVEEIRRLCSGPGKLTQALEITNRHHEMSICAGPRHCLLPRAGKVSVVADPRIGISRSKDFPWRFTLAGSEFVSRPVRA